A window from Primulina eburnea isolate SZY01 chromosome 2, ASM2296580v1, whole genome shotgun sequence encodes these proteins:
- the LOC140823113 gene encoding uncharacterized protein, which translates to MSFEASNSIPGTEIDNPLKRNSKDVGWEFADLVDPTNMDKLKCKLCGKITSGGIYRMKQHIANIKGNVAPCKNSSDEDKVKCKNAIEEARTKKKQKNTNEMMVREEVFLDEYEEVEGSLGTRRKPLNLGPMDRFASEINLDSSLSGSKKTTQQKNIIDALWKQRTHSVHQYVSRWVYESGIPFHAIDNDSFKRFVEAVGQFGPGYCPPSQYLLREPLLKEEVERTKSLLKKQEEEWILNGCSILCVNCKEGTTFLSSREASDEAHTGNYIFEYVDKCIEEVGAQSVVQVVTDNASNNMAAKDLLKEKRPHIFWTSCATHTLNLMLQGIGNQSKFKGVIEKAKCFTIFIYAHHKTLSMMRKFTKKRDIVRPGVTRFATAFLTLQSLMEKKNELRDMVASEEWNVCKHSKSVKGKMSYNTALSASFWNGVSFCLKVFAPLVKVLRLVDGDKEPSMGFLYGELLRAKDDIKMTFKNQELHYRPIIDIIDGKSRNRLDSPLHLAAYLLNPYYSFNDPSIGSEEVITNGFFTCVESFFPDDIDSQSEVVNVEFLKYINKEGGFGRALAKAGCTKNDEKYDPVGWWHLYGNGVPKLQKMAKRILSLTTSSSGCERN; encoded by the exons ATGTCTTTTGAAGCATCTAATTCAATACCGGGGACGGAGATTGATAACCCTTTGAAGCGTAATTCGAAAGATGTTGGATGGGAATTTGCGGACTTGGTGGATCCTACAAATATGGATAAGTTGAAATGTAAGTTGTGTGGTAAAATTACTAGTGGTGGAATTTATCGGATGAAACAACATATTGCCAATATCAAGGGAAATGTTGCCCCGTGTAAAAATTCTTCGGACGAGGATAAAGTGAAGTGTAAGAATGCTATTGAAGAAGCAAGaacaaaaaagaaacaaaagaatACAAATGAAATGATGGTGAGAGAAGAAGTTTTTCTTGATGAATATGAGGAAGTAGAAGGAAGTCTAGGGACAAGAAGAAAACCACTTAATCTTGGACCTATGGACCGATTTGCATCTGAAATTAACCTTGATTCTTCATTGAGTGGTAGTAAGAAGACGACTCAACagaaaaatattattgatgCACTTTGGAAGCAAAGGACACATAGTGTGCACCAATATGTATCTCGATGGGTGTATGAGTCTGGTATTCCTTTTCATGCCATTGACAATGATAGCTTCAAGAGGTTTGTAGAAGCGGTTGGTCAATTTGGTCCGGGTTATTGTCCTCCAAGTCAATACCTATTAAGGGAGCCCTTATTGAAAGAAGAGGTAGAAAGAACTAAAAGTTTATTAAAAAAGCAAGAAGAAGAATGGATTTTGAATGGTTGCTCAATTTTGTGTGTTAATTGTAAGGAAGGCACAACTTTCCTTTCTTCGAGGGAAGCATCAGACGAAGCACACACCGGgaattatatatttgaatatgTGGACAAGTGCATTGAAGAAGTTGGAGCACAAAGTGTAGTTCAAGTGGTAACGGACAATGCTTCAAATAATATGGCGGCGAAAGATTTATTAAAGGAGAAGAGACCACATATATTTTGGACTTCTTGTGCAACTCACACATTGAATCTTATGCTTCAAGGAATTGGAAACCAATCTAAGTTCAAAGGGGTGATTGAGAAGGCGAAATGTTTCACCATCTTTATTTATGCACATCACAAGACATTGTCAATGATGAGGAAATTCACCAAAAAAAGAGACATTGTGAGGCCGGGAGTAACAAGATTTGCAACCGCTTTTCTAACTTTGCAAAGCTTGATGGAGAAGAAAAATGAATTGAGAGATATGGTTGCTAGTGAAGAGTGGAATGTATGCAAACATTCAAAGAGTGTAAAAGGGAAGATGTCATATAATACCGCTTTGAGTGCCTCTTTTTGGAACGGGGTAAGTTTTTGCTTGAAAGTGTTTGCTCCATTAGTTAAGGTGCTTCGTCTTGTTGATGGGGATAAGGAACCATCTATGGGTTTTTTGTATGGTGAATTACTTAGAGCAAAAGATGATATTAAAATGACATTCAAAAATCAAGAGCTTCATTATCGTCCCATTATTGACATTATTGATGGGAAAAGTCGTAATCGGCTTGATAGTCCACTACATTTGGCCGCCTACCTCTTGAACCCTTATTACTCCTTCAATGACCCAAGCATAGGAAGTGAAGAAGTGATCACAAATGGATTTTTCACTTGTGTTGAATCATTCTTCCCCGATGATATTGATAGCCAAAGTGAGGTAGTAAATGTGGAGTTTTTGAAGTATATCAACAAAGAGGGTGGATTTGGAAGAGCATTGGCTAAGGCGGGATGCACAAAAAATGATGAGAAATATGATCCGG TTGGATGGTGGCATCTTTATGGAAATGGTGTACCCAAATTGCAAAAAATGGCTAAAAGAATTCTTTCTTTAACTACAAGTTCTTCTGGTTGTGAGAGAAATTAG